The genomic stretch CTTTATGAGGTTTGAATTCTGGCTGGCCAGTAAATATCTTCTGCGAAGAGAGACTAAATTCCTAAAGCTTGTCTCTGTTATAACAGTCCTAGGCGTTGCTATTGGAGTAATGGCGCTGCTGGTTGTTATAGCGGTTATGAATGGTTTTGATCAAGAATTAGAAGATAAAATCTTAGGAACAAACTCTGACATCCTAATAAAGTCTCAGAGCTTTATTTCTAAGCCAGATGAGATTATAGCCAAAATCCAGGGGTTGGAGAATGTAGTAAGTAGTTCTTCTATTATAGTAGGAAACGGAAGCCTTATTAATGAGGGTTATTTGGAAAATATATATATCAAAGGTATAGACTTAGAGAGTGAAAAGAAGACTACCAGAATAGATAACTATCTTTTAAATAGGTTAGAGAGCATATCAGAAGACGGTATTATTTTAGGTAAAATTATTGCTCAAAAGATGGGCTTGGGAATCGGCTCATCCATTAAAGTTCTTCTGCCTTTTAATCTTGATAGCTTTGATTTTAAGGTTGTTGGGGTATTTGAATCAGGGATGTATGAGTATGATTCTTCCATGGCCTATATAAATATTCAGAAAGCAGAGAGCATCTTCAATCTTTTAGGTGCAACTGCTATTGAGGTTAAGATAGAAGATTCTTATAAGGCTGATAAAGTTAAAGCTACTATTAAATCTTGTTTAGGGTCTGATTTTGATGTCTTAAGCTGGATGGATATGAATAGGAATCTCTTTAGCGCACTAAAGCTAGAGAAGACGGCAATGTTTATAATACTTTGCCTGATAATACTCGTAGCCTCTTTTAATATTGCCAGCATTCTTATTATGTCTGTATTAGAGAAAGTGAAAGATATCGGCATTATGAAGGCGATAGGGATGAAGAATGCAACCATAAGAGGGGTCTTTATGATGCAAGGTATGCTAATAGGTCTCTCAGGTATAATTTTGGGTTCTGCCTTAGGGGGCGGAATAATATATCTCCTAGATAATTATCCTATTATAAAGTTGCCTTCAGACATTTATTACATTGACCGCTTGCCGGTCTCTACGTCTCTATTAGATTTTGCAATTATTATAATTGCTGCTCTTGCTATAACATTTGTGGCTACGTTATACCCTGCAATAAAGGCATCTAAGTTTGATCCTGTTGTGGCCTTGAGGTATGAATAATGATAACACTTAAAAATGTAAACAAATCTTTTAAGGTTGGGAATAAGACAATAGATGTTCTAAAGGATCTCTCTTTTGAAGTGGCGGAGGGTGAAATTTTAGCTATACGAGGCCCCTCTGGTGCTGGTAAATCAACGCTCCTTCATACTATAGGAGTCTTGGAGAGACCGGATAAAGGAGAAGTCTATTTAGAGGGAGATGATATTTATAGTTTTGATGAAAATAGAAAGGCTATATTCAGAAATAACAATATCGGCTTTGTGTTTCAGTTCTATTATTTAATTCCAGAATTAAGTATTCTTGAGAATGTTGCACTGCCTCTACTTATAAAAAACATTAAGAGACCTGAAGCATTAAGTAAGGTTCGGGAGATTTTAAAATTTTTGCAGATTGATAATAGAGCAGATCACTATCCCAATCAAGTTTCAGGGGGAGAACAGCAGCGCACTGCTATTGCTCGGGCTCTTATAGTAGAGCCTAAGATTCTTCTCTGCGATGAGCCTACTGGAAATTTGGATTCTCAAATGGGCGAAGAAGTGCTAAAATTACTTGAATTAGTAAACAGAAATAGAAATACTACTATTATAATTGTAACTCATGATCGCGATGTAGCTTCATGGACCAAGAGAGAGCTTTATATAAAAGACGGTTTTATAGAAAAAGATAATCAGATTAAGTAGCGGCTTAAGGAGGATGAGATGAAAATTTATCTTAACGGTAATTTAGTTGAAGAAGAAGATGCAAAGGTCTCTGTTTTTGATCATGGGTATCTTTACGGCGATGGTGTATTTGAAGGAATAAGGGCATACAATGGCTTGGTGTTTAGACTAGATGAACATTTAGATAGGCTCTATAGCTCTGCTCATACTATTATGCTTAGTATCTCTTTGACTAAAGAAGAGATAAAAGAAGCTCTTTTAGAAACATTGAGAGCCAACGATTTAAAGGATGCCTACATTAGGCTTATTGTCTCTCGCGGTCAGGGGGATTTAGGTTTAGACCCAAGAAAATGCAAGAGCCCAAC from Candidatus Kaelpia aquatica encodes the following:
- a CDS encoding ABC transporter permease, whose product is MRFEFWLASKYLLRRETKFLKLVSVITVLGVAIGVMALLVVIAVMNGFDQELEDKILGTNSDILIKSQSFISKPDEIIAKIQGLENVVSSSSIIVGNGSLINEGYLENIYIKGIDLESEKKTTRIDNYLLNRLESISEDGIILGKIIAQKMGLGIGSSIKVLLPFNLDSFDFKVVGVFESGMYEYDSSMAYINIQKAESIFNLLGATAIEVKIEDSYKADKVKATIKSCLGSDFDVLSWMDMNRNLFSALKLEKTAMFIILCLIILVASFNIASILIMSVLEKVKDIGIMKAIGMKNATIRGVFMMQGMLIGLSGIILGSALGGGIIYLLDNYPIIKLPSDIYYIDRLPVSTSLLDFAIIIIAALAITFVATLYPAIKASKFDPVVALRYE
- a CDS encoding ABC transporter ATP-binding protein, with product MITLKNVNKSFKVGNKTIDVLKDLSFEVAEGEILAIRGPSGAGKSTLLHTIGVLERPDKGEVYLEGDDIYSFDENRKAIFRNNNIGFVFQFYYLIPELSILENVALPLLIKNIKRPEALSKVREILKFLQIDNRADHYPNQVSGGEQQRTAIARALIVEPKILLCDEPTGNLDSQMGEEVLKLLELVNRNRNTTIIIVTHDRDVASWTKRELYIKDGFIEKDNQIK